In Camelus bactrianus isolate YW-2024 breed Bactrian camel chromosome 18, ASM4877302v1, whole genome shotgun sequence, one DNA window encodes the following:
- the ABAT gene encoding 4-aminobutyrate aminotransferase, mitochondrial, with protein MASMLLTRRLACRFQHSYHLLVPGSRQISQAAAKVDVEFDYDGPLMKTEVPGPRSRELMKQLNIIQNAEAVHFFCNYEESRGNYLVDVDGNRMLDLYSQISSVPIGYSHPALMKLVQQPQNVSTFINRPALGILPPENFVEKLRESLLSVAPKGMSQLITMACGSCSNENAFKTIFMWYRSKERGQSGFSKEELETCMINQAPGCPDYSILSFMGAFHGRTMGCLATTHSKAIHKIDIPSFDWPIAPFPQLKYPLEEFVKENQQEEARCLEEVEDLIVKYRKKKKTVAGIIVEPIQSEGGDNHASDDFFRKLRDISRKHGCAFLVDEVQTGGGCTGKFWAHEHWGLDDPADVMTFSKKMMTGGFFHKEEFRPNAPYRIFNTWLGDPSKNLLLAEVINIIKREDLLNNAAHAGKALLVGLLDLQARYPQFISRVRGRGTFCSFDTPDESIRNKLISIARNKGVMLGGCGDKSIRFRPTLVFRDHHAHLFLNIFSDILADFK; from the exons GATCTAGACAGATCAGTCAGGCTGCAGCCAAAGTCGACGTTGAATTTGATTATGACGGGCCTTTGATGAAGACGGAAGTCCCAGGGCCTCGATCTCGG GAGTTAATGAAACAGCTAAATATAATTCAG AATGCAGAGGCCGTGCACTTTTTCTGCAATTATGAAGAGAGCCGAGGCAATTACCTGGTAGATGTGGATGGCAACCGGATGTTGGATCTTTATTCCCAGATCTCCTCGGTCCCCATAG GTTACAGCCATCCCGCTCTCATGAAACTCGTCCAACAGCCTCAAAATGTG AGCACATTCATCAACAGACCTGCCCTCGGAATCCTTCCTCCAGAGAACTTTGTGGAGAAGCTCCGGGAGTCCCTGCTCTCG GTGGCTCCCAAAGGAATGTCCCAGCTCATCACCATGGCCTGCGGCTCCTGCTCCAATGAAAACGCCTTCAAGACCATCTTCATGTGGTATCGG AGCAAGGAAAGGGGCCAGTCAGGTTTCTCCAAGGAGGAGCTGGAGACGTGCATGATTAACCAG GCCCCCGGGTGCCCTGACTACAGCATCCTCTCCTTCATGGGCGCGTTCCACGGGAGGACCATGG GTTGCTTAGCGACCACGCACTCCAAAGCCATTCACAAGATTGACATCCCTTCCTTCGACTGGCCCATCGCACCATTCCCCCAGCTGAAGTATCccctggaagagtttgtgaaggagAACCAGCAGGAAGAGGCCCGCTGTCTAGAAGAG GTGGAGGACCTGATCGTGAAGTAccggaagaagaagaagacagtggcTGGGATCATCGTGGAGCCCATCCAGTCAGAGGGCGGAGACAACCATGCGTCAGACGACTTCTTCCGGAAGCTGAGAGACATCTCCAGGAAG CACGGCTGCGCCTTCTTGGTGGATGAGGTCCAGACAGGAGGGGGCTGCACCGGCAAGTTCTGGGCCCACGAGCACTGGGGCTTGGATGACCCGGCAGACGTGATGACCTTCAGCAAGAAGATGATGACTGGGGGCTTCTTCCACAAGGAGGAGTTCAGGCCCAACGCT CCTTACCGGATCTTCAACACGTGGCTGGGGGACCCATCCAAGAACCTGCTGCTAGCCGAGGTCATCAACATTATCAAGCGGGAGGACCTTCTGAACAACGCCGCGCATGCCGGGAAGGCCCTGCTCGTGGGCCTGCTGGACCTCCAG GCCCGGTACCCCCAGTTCATCAGCAGAGTGAGAGGACGAGGCACCTTCTGCTCCTTCGACACTCCAGACGAATCCATACGGAATAAACTCATTTCAATAGCTAGAAACAAAG GCGTGATGCTGGGGGGCTGCGGCGACAAGTCCATCCGTTTCCGTCCCACTCTGGTCTTCAGGGATCACCATGCACACCTGTTCCTCAATATTTTCAGCGACATCTTAGCCGACTTCAAGTAA